The genomic window TTTACTCAGAGATCCTTCACGGTTACGTCCCATGGCAAAATCAAAACCCAATACAAGACCTTTCATTCCAAGGTGGCGTTGGAGCAGAGTACAAAAATCTCTGGCGCTGGTTTGTGATAGTTCTGGGGAGAAATTGAGGCTTGTAACGAATTCTGCTTTGGAGTGTTTGATAAGAGCTATTTTATCCTCATTCGAAGTAAGTAACAACGGTGCATTGCGATGTTCAAGTTGGCTTAAAGGGTGATTATTAAAAGTAATGACACCACTTGAAAGGCGTTTTTCACTAGCCTTGCTAACCAGTTCGGATAGCAGTCTCTGGTGTCCCCGGTGGACACCGTCAAAAACACCGATGGTTAGCAGGGTGTCTACGCCAAGGGCGAGGTTTCTAAATTCCTCTTCTAATGACATAAAAAAGCAGTCTAAAGTTGATTAAAGCTGGATCTTGCTTCATATATTACCCCATGAACGAGGTTGGTGTAAACAAAGCATGGGAGTGATGGTGTTCTGGAGGATGATAAAACCGCCGTTCATAAAAGCGGCGGTTTTATCATCGGATTTGATTTAAAGTGTTTTGTTATCCGGCTTTGTGGCAATCGTAGCATTCAGCTACGTCGAAATCCGGATGGAAACCATCATCTGGCATCGGGTCGGTTCCGCCGATCATGTGGCAGATGCCGCAAAGACCGTCATAGCCTGTTCCGGTGGCGTGGCTGGTGATAGCTGGTGCATTTTCAGCGGTAGGTTCGCCACCGCCTGGCTCCG from Dehalococcoidales bacterium includes these protein-coding regions:
- a CDS encoding riboflavin kinase, with protein sequence MSLEEEFRNLALGVDTLLTIGVFDGVHRGHQRLLSELVSKASEKRLSSGVITFNNHPLSQLEHRNAPLLLTSNEDKIALIKHSKAEFVTSLNFSPELSQTSARDFCTLLQRHLGMKGLVLGFDFAMGRNREGSLSKMDLLGKEMGFTTAIIPPVTVAGSIVSSTAIRSLISEGKIRQAADMLGRNYSLKGTVTIGKGIGRKLGFPTANIPVNPAFAIPPNGMYATIAMFDGQ